A genomic region of Natronoarchaeum mannanilyticum contains the following coding sequences:
- a CDS encoding mechanosensitive ion channel family protein, whose amino-acid sequence MTIDLGTLGLAQLPPRVAPVVDAVAQPVPSIVWQWAEAILVVIAGWYVSKLVVRSAGRMIARQFARPSITQTVLRGIRASVLLVAIGIAVQILGFQPGNILLSVTVFSAVVAVILAPIVASVISGLFVLADQPFEIGDMIELPDNNGGRKGFVEDITLRYTKMFTLDNTFIVVPNSTIRERDVINYSAEDERTRQSLSILVTYESDIPEARKIIERSARQVENVITGGPGIRVGSARYNAAPTCYIDEYADHGVLLTLRYWLQEPYKLLVARSKIQEHLWDELEDADVEIAYPHTHLMFDDTSGQADVAVTHRRPRPEGPEAPPEQHRAADRGGHAAAQTEKEPPDAVPQSDDAAAQSTDANAESTNADTE is encoded by the coding sequence ATGACTATTGACCTCGGGACGCTCGGCCTCGCGCAGTTGCCCCCGAGGGTCGCTCCCGTGGTCGACGCCGTCGCCCAACCCGTGCCGAGCATCGTCTGGCAGTGGGCCGAGGCGATTCTGGTGGTGATCGCGGGTTGGTACGTCTCGAAGCTGGTGGTTCGCTCGGCCGGCCGGATGATCGCCCGGCAGTTCGCACGGCCAAGTATCACCCAGACGGTGCTCCGAGGGATTCGTGCGAGCGTCCTGCTCGTCGCAATCGGGATCGCCGTCCAGATCCTGGGGTTCCAGCCGGGCAACATCCTGCTCTCGGTGACCGTGTTCTCGGCGGTGGTGGCCGTGATCCTGGCGCCGATCGTGGCGTCGGTGATCAGCGGCCTGTTCGTGCTCGCCGACCAGCCCTTCGAGATCGGCGACATGATCGAGCTGCCCGACAACAACGGCGGCCGGAAGGGGTTCGTCGAGGACATCACGCTGCGCTACACGAAGATGTTCACGCTGGACAACACGTTCATCGTCGTCCCGAACTCGACGATCCGCGAGCGCGACGTGATCAACTACTCCGCCGAGGACGAGCGGACCCGCCAGTCGCTGTCGATCCTCGTGACCTACGAGAGCGACATCCCGGAGGCCAGGAAGATCATCGAGCGCTCGGCGCGCCAGGTCGAGAACGTGATCACGGGCGGGCCGGGCATCCGGGTCGGCAGCGCGCGCTACAACGCCGCGCCGACCTGCTACATCGACGAGTACGCGGACCACGGCGTGCTGTTGACGCTGCGCTACTGGCTGCAGGAGCCGTACAAGCTGCTGGTCGCTCGCTCGAAGATTCAAGAGCACCTCTGGGACGAGCTGGAAGACGCCGACGTCGAGATCGCCTACCCCCACACCCACCTGATGTTCGACGACACGAGCGGGCAGGCCGACGTCGCGGTGACCCACAGGCGCCCCCGACCGGAGGGGCCGGAAGCGCCGCCCGAACAGCACCGCGCGGCCGATCGCGGCGGCCACGCGGCCGCCCAGACCGAGAAAGAGCCGCCGGACGCCGTTCCGCAGTCTGACGACGCCGCCGCGCAGTCGACCGACGCTAACGCGGAGTCGACCAACGCCGACACGGAGTGA
- a CDS encoding DUF309 domain-containing protein, whose product MDEHTRDPTVEPPVGNPTGWRPEGAVDDVAAIGGPGAWEHATLRRAVVHGVRLYNAGEFHESHDCFEDEWYNYGSGTTESAFAHGMVQVAAGAYKHFDFENDDGMRSLFRTALQYLQGVPNDYYGVDLLDVRTTLTNALNDPAVLDGWKIRLDGETPTAEPEDLEYAERL is encoded by the coding sequence ATGGACGAACACACCCGCGACCCGACCGTCGAACCGCCAGTCGGGAACCCGACCGGGTGGCGCCCCGAGGGCGCGGTCGACGACGTCGCCGCGATCGGCGGGCCGGGCGCGTGGGAGCACGCGACCCTGCGGCGCGCGGTGGTCCACGGCGTCCGGCTCTACAACGCCGGCGAGTTCCACGAATCTCACGACTGCTTCGAGGACGAGTGGTACAACTACGGGAGCGGCACCACGGAAAGCGCGTTCGCCCACGGGATGGTTCAGGTCGCCGCGGGCGCGTACAAGCACTTCGACTTCGAGAACGACGACGGGATGCGTTCGCTGTTTAGAACCGCGCTCCAGTACCTGCAGGGGGTTCCCAACGACTACTACGGCGTCGACCTGCTGGACGTCCGGACGACGCTGACGAACGCGCTGAACGATCCCGCAGTGCTGGACGGCTGGAAGATCCGGTTGGACGGCGAGACGCCGACCGCCGAACCCGAGGACTTAGAGTACGCCGAACGGCTGTGA
- a CDS encoding ribonuclease HI family protein, which produces MTDDRLPAEHLSPLAALVDEVLAGVGYEMSAATDAIDDAVPGYGGLFDPATDPDELRRALDRLLESGLDRPPVPEPTGDAFVLYVDGSSRGNPGPAGAGAVIMDAAEEQLARLGRPVGSRAGNNTAEYVALQLGLSELLARYEPRALEVRIDSMTVIRDVWGGDDPTESGVETYSEAVAAALSSVPDHRYTHLADSDPNPADALATVGADIAAFGPG; this is translated from the coding sequence GTGACCGACGATCGCCTCCCGGCCGAACACCTCTCGCCGCTCGCCGCGCTCGTCGACGAGGTGCTCGCGGGCGTCGGCTACGAGATGTCGGCCGCCACGGACGCCATCGACGACGCCGTGCCCGGCTACGGCGGCCTCTTCGACCCCGCGACCGACCCGGACGAGTTGCGCCGCGCGCTCGATCGGCTACTGGAGTCCGGGCTCGACCGGCCGCCCGTTCCCGAACCGACGGGCGACGCGTTCGTCCTCTACGTCGACGGCAGTTCGCGCGGCAATCCCGGCCCCGCCGGAGCGGGCGCTGTTATCATGGACGCCGCGGAGGAGCAACTCGCTCGCCTCGGTCGCCCCGTCGGCTCCCGGGCAGGGAACAACACCGCCGAGTACGTCGCTTTGCAGCTCGGGCTCTCCGAACTGCTGGCTCGCTACGAGCCGCGCGCGCTGGAGGTGCGCATCGACTCGATGACGGTCATCCGGGACGTCTGGGGCGGCGACGATCCGACGGAATCGGGCGTCGAGACGTACAGCGAGGCGGTCGCGGCGGCGCTGTCGAGCGTCCCGGACCACCGGTACACGCACCTGGCCGACAGCGACCCGAACCCCGCCGACGCGCTGGCGACGGTGGGCGCCGATATCGCGGCCTTCGGGCCGGGGTAG
- a CDS encoding helix-turn-helix domain-containing protein, whose translation MNGGVRARIEIESPGDCPVAAASADADARIDRIDRATGGRDGVVSEEFAVDGDAEVSVDATPIASEGDRTVYRFERELDELCACDLVEHTGPPLADISAADGGLEISFRAADVAEVRAVVAALDDAFDGVHLRTLSRGDDGEESDAVVVDRSALTERQRRVLKRAHELGYFEYPKGANASEVAEDLDIARSTFTEHLAAAQSKLYDAMLEGGVEP comes from the coding sequence ATGAACGGCGGCGTGCGCGCACGCATCGAGATCGAATCGCCCGGCGACTGCCCGGTCGCCGCCGCGTCGGCCGACGCCGACGCCCGGATCGACCGCATCGACCGCGCGACGGGCGGTCGCGACGGCGTCGTGTCCGAGGAGTTCGCCGTCGACGGCGACGCCGAGGTGTCGGTCGACGCGACGCCGATCGCCAGCGAGGGCGATCGGACGGTGTACCGATTCGAGCGCGAGCTCGACGAGCTCTGCGCGTGCGACCTCGTCGAGCACACCGGGCCGCCGCTGGCCGACATCAGCGCGGCAGACGGCGGGCTGGAAATTTCGTTCCGCGCCGCCGACGTCGCCGAGGTGCGGGCCGTCGTCGCCGCGCTCGACGACGCGTTCGACGGCGTCCACCTCCGAACGCTCTCACGGGGCGACGACGGCGAGGAGTCCGACGCCGTCGTCGTGGATCGCTCCGCGCTGACCGAGCGCCAGCGCCGCGTGCTCAAGCGCGCTCACGAACTCGGCTACTTCGAGTACCCCAAGGGGGCCAACGCCAGCGAAGTCGCGGAAGATCTGGACATCGCGCGATCGACGTTTACCGAGCATCTCGCGGCCGCTCAGTCGAAACTGTACGACGCGATGCTGGAGGGCGGCGTCGAGCCGTGA
- a CDS encoding helix-turn-helix domain-containing protein, whose product MVRDPFADEDIPDVEELLGALEDPDCRTIIRQLEEPMTASELSDECEIPLSTIYRKLDTMSDATLLDELTEVRGDGHHTTRYEIAFDEVRLVLEDDRSLEVDVSRPARTADERLADMWSEVSKEL is encoded by the coding sequence ATGGTACGGGATCCATTTGCCGACGAGGACATCCCCGACGTCGAGGAGCTCCTCGGGGCGCTGGAAGATCCCGACTGCCGGACGATCATCCGGCAACTCGAAGAACCCATGACCGCGAGCGAACTGTCCGACGAGTGCGAGATTCCGCTGTCGACCATCTACCGGAAGCTCGACACCATGTCGGACGCGACGCTGCTCGACGAGCTGACGGAGGTGCGCGGCGACGGCCACCACACGACGCGCTACGAGATCGCGTTCGACGAGGTGCGGCTCGTCCTGGAGGACGACCGCAGCCTCGAAGTCGACGTCAGCCGTCCGGCGCGCACGGCCGACGAGCGGCTCGCGGACATGTGGTCGGAGGTGAGCAAGGAACTATGA
- a CDS encoding DUF7521 family protein, which yields MSPHSTAGSAVLLGIAVVKTLILITGGVITYFAFRAYRRTDSRSLGALALGFGLITMGTFLAGVIADVIGMSLAVGVLTESVLVLAGFLVIAYSLYTR from the coding sequence ATGAGCCCACACTCAACGGCGGGATCTGCGGTACTGCTGGGGATCGCGGTCGTCAAAACGCTGATACTGATCACCGGCGGGGTCATCACGTACTTCGCCTTCAGAGCGTATCGGCGCACCGACAGCAGATCGCTCGGAGCGCTGGCGCTGGGGTTCGGCCTGATAACCATGGGGACGTTCCTCGCGGGGGTGATCGCCGACGTGATCGGGATGTCGCTCGCGGTGGGCGTCCTCACCGAGAGCGTGCTCGTGCTGGCCGGCTTTCTCGTGATCGCGTACTCGCTGTACACGCGGTGA
- a CDS encoding plastocyanin/azurin family copper-binding protein translates to MTDRTDGVSRRRFVSIAAASAAVPALAGCTGGGDEAEPADGNNDDGSGDGSDGSGDSGDGSGDSGGGDGSTVIVGPGGDFTFDPEELTVSTGTTVTFEWDSDFHNVVPTSQPDDADWSGETETFNSGHTYEYTFEVAGTYEYVCEPHEGSGMVGTIVVE, encoded by the coding sequence ATGACAGATCGAACGGACGGCGTTTCCCGACGGCGGTTCGTCAGTATCGCAGCGGCGTCGGCCGCGGTGCCCGCGCTGGCGGGCTGTACCGGCGGCGGCGACGAGGCCGAGCCCGCCGACGGGAACAACGACGACGGAAGCGGCGACGGAAGCGACGGCAGCGGCGATAGCGGCGACGGGAGCGGCGACTCGGGTGGCGGCGACGGCTCGACCGTCATCGTCGGGCCGGGCGGCGACTTCACGTTCGATCCCGAGGAGCTGACGGTCTCGACGGGCACAACCGTCACCTTCGAGTGGGACTCCGACTTCCACAACGTCGTCCCGACTTCCCAGCCCGACGACGCCGACTGGTCCGGCGAGACCGAGACGTTCAACTCGGGCCACACCTACGAGTACACGTTCGAGGTCGCCGGCACCTACGAGTACGTCTGCGAGCCGCACGAGGGCTCGGGGATGGTCGGCACGATCGTCGTCGAGTAA
- a CDS encoding ferritin-like domain-containing protein — MSDVDTLEDLFEHELAGLYYVETELIDVLDELALESRNDEIKAAFADHREETREHATRLEDVFRAVGESSYTVRSSTLDGLVEDRQRVVEATNDPDLVDSHSVAIGRRIEAVEIEAYESLLRMAEELDYEEDVTEPLEKTLDEEEDAKEKLSAIGKQSRFGKLLAKIR; from the coding sequence ATGAGCGACGTCGACACGCTGGAGGACCTCTTCGAGCACGAACTGGCCGGGCTGTACTACGTCGAGACGGAACTGATCGACGTGCTCGACGAGCTGGCCCTCGAATCGCGGAACGACGAGATCAAAGCGGCGTTCGCCGACCACCGCGAGGAGACGCGGGAGCACGCCACCCGGCTCGAAGACGTGTTTCGCGCGGTCGGCGAATCGAGTTACACGGTCCGCAGCTCGACGCTCGACGGCCTCGTCGAGGACCGCCAGCGGGTCGTCGAAGCGACGAACGATCCCGACCTGGTCGACTCCCACTCGGTCGCGATCGGCCGCCGGATCGAAGCCGTCGAGATCGAGGCCTACGAGTCGCTGCTCCGGATGGCCGAGGAACTCGACTACGAGGAAGACGTCACGGAGCCGCTCGAAAAGACGCTGGACGAAGAGGAGGACGCCAAAGAGAAACTGAGCGCGATCGGGAAACAGTCCCGGTTCGGGAAGCTGCTGGCGAAGATTCGCTGA
- a CDS encoding 2,5-diamino-6-(ribosylamino)-4(3H)-pyrimidinone 5'-phosphate reductase has translation MHVLVNAAISADGKLSSRRREQIAISGPEDFDRVDRVRADSDAVMVGVGTVLADDPSLTLDAPERRERRIESGKSANPARVVADSRARTPTDARVLDDEATTYVLVADAAPAERVAALRSAGAEIVRAGEDRVALPAALEQLEAAGIDRLMVEGGGELIFSLFEDGLVDELSVFVGPKLIGGRDAPTLADGEGFVEEFPALTLEDVERLDDGVVLTWIA, from the coding sequence GTGCACGTCCTCGTCAACGCGGCGATCAGCGCCGACGGGAAGCTCTCCTCGCGCCGCCGCGAGCAGATCGCGATCAGCGGGCCCGAGGACTTCGACCGGGTCGACCGCGTCCGGGCCGACAGCGACGCGGTGATGGTCGGCGTCGGGACGGTGCTGGCCGACGACCCGAGCTTGACGCTCGACGCGCCGGAGCGTCGCGAGCGCCGGATCGAATCCGGGAAGTCCGCGAACCCGGCCCGCGTCGTCGCGGATTCCCGCGCGCGGACGCCGACCGACGCGCGGGTTCTCGACGACGAGGCGACGACCTACGTTCTGGTGGCCGACGCCGCGCCTGCCGAGCGCGTCGCGGCGCTCCGGTCCGCCGGCGCGGAGATCGTCCGCGCGGGTGAGGACCGGGTGGCGCTCCCGGCGGCGCTCGAACAACTGGAGGCCGCGGGGATCGATCGGCTGATGGTCGAGGGCGGCGGCGAACTCATCTTCTCGCTGTTCGAGGACGGCCTGGTCGACGAACTGTCTGTGTTCGTCGGCCCGAAACTCATCGGGGGGCGGGACGCGCCCACGCTAGCCGACGGCGAGGGGTTCGTCGAGGAGTTTCCGGCGCTGACGCTGGAAGACGTCGAGCGGCTCGACGACGGCGTCGTGCTCACCTGGATCGCGTGA
- a CDS encoding DUF7545 family protein has protein sequence MASDETTFTIESDDGSSDELSIPTDMLELLAEEDDESSAQIVGDLALISCAQRIHGAVHHGQGQAGPELEAIEEATLDRFEERFGQTFGEMTGHDH, from the coding sequence ATGGCATCCGACGAAACGACGTTCACGATCGAGTCCGACGACGGATCGAGCGACGAGCTGTCCATCCCGACCGACATGCTGGAGCTGCTGGCCGAGGAGGACGACGAGTCCTCGGCCCAGATCGTCGGCGACCTCGCGCTGATCAGCTGCGCGCAGCGGATTCACGGCGCCGTCCACCACGGCCAGGGCCAGGCCGGCCCGGAGCTCGAAGCGATCGAGGAGGCGACGCTGGACCGCTTCGAGGAGCGGTTCGGCCAGACCTTCGGCGAGATGACCGGTCACGACCACTGA
- a CDS encoding FAD-dependent oxidoreductase encodes MSDEPRVEIYTKENCSYCEKAKDLFDAKGVDYEEYNVTGDDELFEEMVERADGRKTAPEVFVDDELIGGWDDTSDLDETGELDEKLGIASDAPEEHRNGGGEADDDDDGEIVEHRKLVVAGTGIAGLTAAIYAGRSNNDPLVIEGDEPGGQLTLTTDVANYPGFPEGIGGPELVNNMKEQARKFGADLINGVIESVDDSSRPFRVELKNGDVYTADAVIAASGASARTLGVPGEDELMGYGLSTCATCDGAFFRGEDMIVVGGGDAAMEEASFLTKFADTVYLVHRREEFRAEDYWVDRVKEQVEEDDIEILRNTEVTELHGSEEAGVEEVTLVEHPEGHPTDKLDDPEYEVDEFEMDVGAVFYAIGHTPNTDYLEGTGVEMDEDGYLKTKGGFGGGQTQTDVPGIFGAGDVVDYHYQQAVTAAGMGCKAAIDADVYLEERAEAGDAEASTEDAALAESDD; translated from the coding sequence ATGAGCGACGAGCCACGGGTGGAGATCTATACGAAGGAAAACTGCTCGTACTGCGAGAAGGCCAAGGACCTGTTCGACGCCAAGGGCGTCGACTACGAGGAGTACAACGTGACGGGCGACGACGAGCTATTTGAAGAGATGGTCGAGCGAGCCGACGGCCGCAAGACCGCGCCCGAAGTGTTCGTCGACGACGAGCTGATCGGCGGCTGGGACGACACGAGCGATCTCGACGAGACCGGCGAGCTCGACGAGAAGCTCGGGATCGCGAGCGATGCTCCGGAGGAGCATCGGAACGGAGGCGGCGAAGCCGACGACGACGATGACGGCGAAATCGTCGAGCACCGCAAGCTCGTCGTCGCCGGCACCGGGATCGCCGGCCTCACGGCCGCGATCTACGCCGGCCGGTCGAACAACGACCCGCTGGTGATCGAGGGCGACGAACCCGGCGGCCAGCTCACCCTGACGACCGACGTCGCGAACTACCCCGGCTTCCCCGAGGGGATCGGCGGCCCCGAACTGGTCAACAACATGAAAGAGCAGGCCAGGAAGTTCGGCGCCGACCTGATCAACGGCGTCATCGAGTCGGTCGACGACTCCTCGCGGCCGTTCCGCGTCGAGCTGAAAAACGGCGACGTGTACACGGCCGACGCCGTGATCGCCGCCAGCGGCGCGAGCGCGCGGACGCTCGGCGTCCCCGGCGAGGACGAGCTGATGGGCTACGGCCTCTCGACGTGTGCGACCTGCGACGGCGCCTTCTTCCGCGGCGAAGACATGATCGTCGTCGGCGGCGGCGACGCCGCGATGGAGGAGGCGTCGTTCCTCACCAAGTTCGCCGACACCGTCTACCTGGTCCACCGCCGCGAGGAGTTCCGCGCCGAGGACTACTGGGTCGACCGCGTGAAAGAGCAGGTCGAAGAGGACGACATCGAGATCCTGCGCAACACCGAGGTCACCGAACTCCACGGCAGCGAGGAGGCCGGCGTCGAGGAGGTCACGCTGGTCGAGCACCCCGAGGGGCACCCGACCGACAAGCTCGACGATCCCGAGTACGAGGTCGACGAGTTCGAGATGGACGTCGGCGCGGTGTTCTACGCCATCGGCCACACGCCCAACACCGACTACCTCGAAGGAACGGGCGTCGAGATGGACGAGGACGGCTACCTGAAGACCAAGGGCGGCTTCGGCGGCGGCCAGACCCAGACCGACGTGCCCGGCATCTTCGGCGCCGGCGACGTCGTCGACTACCACTACCAGCAGGCGGTCACCGCGGCCGGCATGGGCTGCAAGGCCGCGATCGACGCCGACGTGTACCTCGAGGAGCGGGCCGAAGCCGGCGACGCCGAGGCGTCGACCGAGGACGCCGCGCTGGCCGAGTCCGACGACTGA
- a CDS encoding DUF357 domain-containing protein: MAADIDEKTDRYEGLLAEALDAAEIAPAEETPLHDAALECREMAASYLEDGRHFRENDDLVNALASFSYGHAWLDAGARIGLFDVPTEGHLFTV; this comes from the coding sequence ATGGCCGCCGACATCGACGAGAAGACCGACCGCTACGAGGGCCTGCTCGCCGAGGCGCTCGACGCCGCCGAGATCGCGCCGGCAGAGGAGACGCCGCTGCACGACGCCGCGCTGGAGTGTCGCGAGATGGCGGCGTCCTACCTCGAAGACGGGCGGCATTTCCGCGAGAACGACGACCTCGTGAACGCGCTGGCGTCGTTCTCCTACGGTCACGCCTGGCTCGACGCCGGCGCCCGGATCGGCCTGTTCGACGTGCCGACCGAGGGGCATCTGTTCACGGTGTGA
- a CDS encoding DHH family phosphoesterase, producing the protein MSAGVTISSTSDYAILGCGSVGHVVAEELVEQGKDVLIIDRDEGRVEALRDQDLNAMTADIRDDSIVEEIADREVVLIMSSDVEANKAAVERIREDGDDQFIVVRASDPVSGDELSELGADVVINPSSVIADFALRSLESGELEHKARQLSDVIEESRDRMAILTHDNPDPDSIASATALQAVAAHLDVEADIFYMGDIGHQENRAFANLLGIELNDWDEVEDVDQYDTIALVDHAKSAEFQVDLDIDVLIDHYEPDVDYDATFVDVRPNMSSTSTIMTKYIQEFDMNVGEEVATALLYGIRAETLDFKRDTNPADLTAAAYLYPFANHDTLEQVESPSMSPETLDVLAEAITSREVQGSHLVSNAGFIRDRDALAQAAQHLLNLEGITTTGVFGIADDTIYLAARSKDIRMNIGKVLQDAYGEIGEAAGHSTQASAEIPLGIFTGIETNEENRDTLLQLTEEAVKSKLFDAMGVESGDGSNGG; encoded by the coding sequence ATGAGCGCAGGGGTTACGATCTCCTCGACGTCGGATTACGCCATTCTGGGCTGCGGGAGCGTCGGCCACGTCGTCGCCGAGGAGCTGGTCGAGCAGGGCAAAGACGTCCTCATCATCGATCGAGACGAGGGACGCGTCGAGGCCCTGCGCGATCAGGACCTGAACGCGATGACCGCCGACATCCGCGACGACTCGATCGTCGAGGAGATCGCCGACCGGGAGGTCGTGTTGATCATGTCCTCGGACGTCGAGGCGAACAAGGCGGCCGTCGAGCGGATCCGCGAGGACGGCGACGACCAGTTCATCGTCGTCCGCGCGAGCGACCCCGTCTCGGGCGACGAGCTGAGCGAGCTGGGCGCCGACGTCGTGATCAACCCGTCGTCGGTGATCGCCGACTTCGCGCTCCGGTCGCTGGAGTCGGGCGAGCTCGAACACAAGGCCCGCCAGCTCTCGGACGTGATCGAGGAGTCGCGCGACCGGATGGCGATACTCACCCACGACAACCCCGACCCCGACTCGATCGCCAGCGCGACCGCCCTGCAGGCCGTCGCCGCCCACCTCGACGTGGAAGCCGACATCTTCTACATGGGCGACATCGGCCACCAGGAGAACCGCGCGTTCGCGAACCTGCTGGGCATCGAGCTCAACGACTGGGACGAGGTCGAGGACGTCGACCAGTACGACACGATCGCGCTGGTCGACCACGCCAAGTCCGCCGAGTTCCAGGTCGACCTGGACATCGACGTGCTGATCGACCACTACGAGCCGGACGTCGACTACGACGCCACGTTCGTCGACGTGCGCCCGAACATGTCCTCGACGTCGACGATCATGACGAAGTACATTCAGGAGTTCGACATGAACGTCGGCGAGGAGGTCGCCACCGCCCTTCTCTACGGCATCCGCGCCGAGACGCTGGACTTCAAGCGCGACACCAACCCGGCGGACCTGACGGCCGCCGCCTATCTCTACCCCTTCGCGAACCACGACACCCTCGAACAGGTCGAGTCGCCGTCGATGTCGCCCGAAACGCTCGACGTGCTCGCCGAGGCGATCACGAGCCGCGAGGTCCAGGGGAGCCACCTCGTCTCGAACGCCGGGTTCATCCGCGACCGGGACGCGCTGGCCCAGGCGGCCCAGCACCTTCTCAATCTGGAGGGGATCACCACGACCGGCGTGTTCGGCATCGCCGACGACACGATCTACCTCGCCGCGCGCTCGAAGGACATCCGGATGAACATCGGCAAGGTGCTCCAGGACGCCTACGGCGAGATCGGCGAGGCCGCGGGCCACTCGACGCAGGCCAGCGCCGAGATCCCGCTGGGCATCTTCACCGGCATCGAGACCAACGAGGAGAACCGCGATACGCTTCTGCAGTTGACCGAGGAAGCCGTCAAGAGCAAGCTGTTCGACGCGATGGGCGTCGAGAGCGGCGACGGCTCGAACGGCGGGTAG